A window of Solanum stenotomum isolate F172 chromosome 3, ASM1918654v1, whole genome shotgun sequence contains these coding sequences:
- the LOC125860378 gene encoding uncharacterized protein LOC125860378, whose protein sequence is MNAQLNSTPDFIQENAAGSDSDSNPDDSLEYYEPISSTADDDDLQISDQIPNHVQNSDDEECDESSYFHRLPNGYTNCVENEISSLDLSDEDGEHKSEVEEEEERIRAASDTAVRRAFREDESRRNTPLTTENATRVMEAMRRISFGGVAPDWTSQVPEDQWIDHLQRLRRPPATTSTN, encoded by the exons ATGAACGCTCAGTTGAATTCCACACCGGATTTCATTCAAG AGAACGCCGCCGGAAGTGATTCCGACTCGAACCCGGACGATTCGCTGGAATATTATGAGCCAATCTCTTCCACCGCTGATGACGACGATTTGCAGATCTCCGATCAGATTCCAAATCATGTTCAGAACTCCGATGATGAAGAGTGCGACGAATCTAGTTATTTTCATCGCCTCCCTAATGGTTATACGAATTGCGTAGAAAACGAGATATCATCACTGGATCTAAGTGACGAGGATGGTGAACATAAGAGTGAGGttgaagaagaggaggagagAATAAGAGCGGCGTCTGATACTGCTGTACGGAGAGCGTTCAGAGAGGATGAGAGCCGTCGCAACACTCCATTGACGACGGAGAATGCAACGAGAGTAATGGAAGCCATGCGTAGGATTTCTTTTGGTGGAGTGGCTCCTGATTGGACCAGCCAAGTTCCGGAGGATCAGTGGATCGATCATCTACAAAGATTGAGACGTCCACCTGCTACTACCTCGACGAACTGA